From Candidatus Atribacteria bacterium, one genomic window encodes:
- a CDS encoding zinc ribbon domain-containing protein: MPTYEYKCKKCGNAFEKFQSITADPIKKCTNCDGEVYRLISKN, translated from the coding sequence ATGCCAACATACGAATATAAATGTAAAAAATGTGGGAATGCTTTTGAAAAATTCCAATCGATTACAGCCGACCCCATTAAAAAATGTACCAATTGTGATGGGGAAGTCTATAGATTAATAAGTAAAAAT
- a CDS encoding DUF3352 domain-containing protein, whose protein sequence is MNKRLKILYMIVTIFLLFVFLFNFAYGNPLLEVVPEKVIGILETKDAELIKGLSEFGIMNLAPGGELSNERQNYKMTREEIRNELGFDVLDPIFLENIFSAGAILSCLGVSVAGVPEMLLVLSPSNSRDFTKFLGAVEAKNDLIEEISNYKGIDIFNIILPESKDLEPIKSISYAFLGDTLVIGGNLSPVKKAIEVFQGECNSLLENLEYQIQKVKTGEKISPSSFFFCLFGQELYQFLDELIGVVEEEELVKTLRNSRDYFKDMGTISCIGGYQEKQFKAYMVAQIAEKYFNIFKKADVNNLKSLSMFPKNTFFYFGGVLPLIWEEIKENYISKNLQLNLEKNMQQIQERSGIDIEKTIYSWPAKEFSLGLFDTSAIFPKVGVITGYSSEEKLIQNLYPALEDFAPMAGGTLVDNQYEGINYKSLPNPVFPLGYGIVRDRFVLSSSIANIIDTEKGDMVALNTLEPIKYMLSFPKVYSLLYIDMNSVSEIAGRYMQMAVQEIPEGSEEKKERGANRKESLDTMLEGLHQLKNLLFWAGIEEDYSYSWLEVNYK, encoded by the coding sequence ATGAATAAAAGGTTAAAAATTTTGTATATGATCGTAACTATATTTTTATTGTTTGTTTTTTTATTTAATTTTGCTTATGGTAATCCCTTATTAGAAGTAGTTCCAGAAAAAGTTATCGGGATTTTAGAAACAAAAGATGCAGAATTAATAAAAGGTCTATCTGAATTTGGTATCATGAACCTTGCCCCAGGTGGAGAATTAAGCAACGAAAGACAAAATTACAAAATGACCAGAGAAGAGATAAGAAATGAACTAGGGTTTGATGTCCTAGATCCTATATTTTTAGAGAATATCTTTTCCGCTGGTGCAATTCTCTCTTGTCTGGGTGTTTCTGTAGCTGGAGTTCCTGAAATGCTGCTTGTTTTATCTCCCTCTAATAGTCGTGATTTTACTAAATTTCTGGGAGCTGTTGAGGCGAAAAATGATTTAATTGAAGAAATATCAAATTATAAAGGGATTGATATATTTAATATCATTCTTCCCGAAAGTAAAGATTTGGAACCTATAAAATCCATTTCTTACGCTTTTTTAGGCGATACCTTAGTGATTGGAGGAAATTTATCTCCAGTTAAAAAAGCTATAGAAGTATTTCAAGGAGAGTGCAATTCTCTTCTGGAAAATTTAGAATATCAAATACAAAAAGTGAAAACCGGAGAAAAAATAAGTCCTTCAAGTTTCTTTTTCTGCTTGTTTGGCCAAGAACTCTATCAATTTTTAGATGAATTAATTGGAGTAGTCGAAGAGGAAGAATTAGTTAAGACTTTAAGAAATTCTCGGGATTATTTTAAGGATATGGGCACTATAAGCTGCATAGGAGGCTATCAAGAAAAACAGTTTAAGGCCTATATGGTTGCACAAATAGCAGAAAAATATTTTAATATATTTAAAAAAGCAGATGTAAATAATTTAAAATCTCTTTCCATGTTTCCTAAAAACACCTTCTTTTATTTTGGAGGTGTCTTGCCTCTTATCTGGGAAGAAATAAAGGAAAATTATATTAGCAAGAACCTTCAACTTAATTTAGAAAAAAATATGCAGCAGATTCAAGAAAGAAGTGGAATTGATATCGAGAAAACTATTTATTCCTGGCCGGCAAAAGAATTTAGTTTGGGACTTTTCGATACTTCCGCTATTTTTCCCAAAGTTGGAGTAATAACGGGATATTCTTCAGAAGAAAAACTTATTCAAAATCTTTATCCTGCGTTAGAGGACTTTGCTCCCATGGCGGGTGGGACGTTAGTAGACAATCAGTATGAAGGAATAAATTACAAAAGCCTACCTAACCCAGTGTTCCCCTTGGGGTATGGAATCGTGAGAGATAGATTTGTTTTGTCCAGTAGCATTGCCAATATTATAGATACGGAAAAAGGAGATATGGTCGCCTTGAATACATTGGAACCTATAAAATATATGCTTTCTTTTCCCAAAGTTTATTCTCTATTATATATCGATATGAATTCCGTGAGTGAAATTGCAGGAAGGTATATGCAGATGGCAGTACAAGAGATTCCAGAAGGATCAGAAGAAAAGAAGGAAAGGGGGGCAAATAGAAAAGAATCCTTAGATACCATGTTAGAAGGTTTGCACCAACTCAAAAACCTTTTATTCTGGGCAGGAATAGAAGAAGATTACTCTTATTCCTGGTTAGAGGTAAATTATAAATAA
- a CDS encoding sulfite exporter TauE/SafE family protein, whose amino-acid sequence MIESVFMYLAFFISASISSMIGIGGGVLYVPVLLAFGFPFYQAAAISIFIIMSLSISSSLVYCQAKLVDWKLILLIEPLTAIMSLIGGYYSYLLQAQELQIIFILVLIVSGYFMLKSNKEIQDKFIKKKKWGCWHIKFREEEYSVNLLIGIPFTALAGLMAGLLGIGGGIIKVPLMVLLLGVPMKIAVGSSCFMVGITALFGFWGHFFAGHFEFKMALILALVVFAGAQTGSRLSIKVDKILLKKIYAIFLFIISAWMMINMIK is encoded by the coding sequence ATGATTGAGTCAGTTTTTATGTACCTGGCATTTTTTATATCCGCAAGTATTAGTTCCATGATCGGAATAGGTGGTGGAGTGCTTTATGTACCCGTTCTATTAGCTTTTGGTTTCCCTTTTTATCAAGCAGCAGCAATTAGTATTTTTATAATAATGTCTCTCTCTATTTCTTCTTCATTAGTATATTGCCAGGCGAAATTGGTCGATTGGAAATTAATTTTGTTAATCGAACCTTTGACTGCTATTATGTCTCTTATAGGTGGATATTATTCTTACTTACTTCAAGCTCAGGAATTACAAATAATATTTATTTTAGTACTGATTGTTTCCGGATATTTTATGTTAAAATCTAACAAAGAAATTCAAGATAAATTCATTAAAAAGAAAAAATGGGGTTGTTGGCATATAAAATTTAGAGAAGAAGAATATTCAGTAAATCTTTTAATTGGGATTCCATTTACTGCTCTGGCTGGTTTAATGGCCGGCTTATTAGGAATTGGAGGAGGAATAATAAAAGTACCTTTAATGGTATTATTACTGGGAGTTCCAATGAAGATTGCTGTAGGGTCCTCATGTTTTATGGTAGGCATTACTGCTTTATTTGGTTTTTGGGGGCACTTTTTTGCCGGACATTTTGAATTTAAAATGGCTCTAATTCTAGCTTTAGTGGTTTTTGCCGGGGCTCAAACTGGTTCTCGGTTATCCATAAAAGTGGATAAAATTTTACTAAAAAAAATTTATGCTATATTTCTGTTTATAATTTCTGCTTGGATGATGATAAATATGATAAAATAA
- the mobB gene encoding molybdopterin-guanine dinucleotide biosynthesis protein B — MKIIGIIGYKKSGKTTLTLRLSDELNRRGIKVAVIKHIDKDLDLANSDTSKYKETLTQVGAVTPKELVFFLRDKKKLEEIIKYFKADIVLIEGFKKEKTFPKIVCLREESEKVGLFDGLQLCTASFVSKETKEKFCDFNILNDKDIKKIAEIAINKSFKLPNLNCGECGYQNCYNLAQEIVKGNKTSDDCPSLKPSILVKVNGQTISMNSFIAKITKNTISGLLSSLKGFGRGDIEIKIKQ, encoded by the coding sequence ATGAAGATTATCGGAATAATTGGATATAAGAAAAGTGGTAAAACTACTTTAACGCTTAGGTTATCTGACGAATTAAACAGAAGAGGTATTAAGGTAGCCGTAATAAAACATATTGATAAAGACCTTGATCTGGCTAATTCGGATACTTCAAAATATAAAGAAACACTTACACAGGTAGGGGCAGTTACTCCTAAAGAATTAGTATTTTTTTTAAGGGATAAAAAAAAATTAGAAGAGATTATAAAATATTTTAAAGCAGATATTGTCCTAATAGAGGGATTTAAAAAGGAAAAAACTTTTCCCAAAATTGTCTGTCTAAGAGAAGAAAGCGAAAAAGTGGGATTGTTTGATGGGTTACAACTTTGTACGGCTAGTTTTGTTTCTAAGGAAACAAAGGAGAAATTTTGCGATTTTAACATTTTGAATGATAAGGATATAAAAAAAATAGCGGAAATAGCTATCAATAAATCATTTAAATTACCTAACTTGAATTGCGGGGAATGTGGATATCAAAATTGTTATAATTTAGCTCAGGAAATTGTCAAAGGAAATAAAACTTCCGATGATTGTCCTTCTTTGAAACCTTCAATTTTGGTGAAAGTGAATGGGCAGACAATTTCGATGAATTCTTTTATAGCAAAGATTACCAAAAACACTATTAGTGGACTTTTATCTTCATTAAAGGGTTTTGGCAGAGGGGATATTGAAATAAAGATAAAACAATAA